The Ananas comosus cultivar F153 unplaced genomic scaffold, ASM154086v1, whole genome shotgun sequence region TCCGATTCTTCCGCTTtcgccccctccccctccgctgcagcagcagcagcagcagcagcagcagcaggcgcTTTTTTACTCCTCGACCCCGCAGCCGCACTCGTACTAGCAGCACtggcagcggcagcagcagcagcaccagtGACAGTAATAGTAGTAgtaatagcagcagcagcagcagcggcagcaggaggtggttctgctgctgctgcaggtgGTGGTTTTGGTGGTGGTAATggagacgatgatgatgatggtgatggtgttgttgttgttgttgctgctgctgctgatgaggtggtggtggtggtggtggtgatgcgCTTGCGCTTTTTCTTCTCGTAGGGGATGCCGCGGGCCTTGGCCTGGGACTCGCGGACCTCGCGGAGGTAGATGCGGACGGGGCGGGCGGCGAAGGGGTTGGAGTCGGGGCGGCCGCCGGACTCGTCGTAGGCGGCGCGGAGGCGGCCGATGAGGGCGTCGAGGGAGCCCCAGGCCTGGCGGAGCGGGCAGGCGCAGGGGCCCGGCGGGCTGGGCTGCCCGAAGAAGCCGCACCCCTCCGCGTGCACCTTCGTCTTCCCGAACTGGTCCAGGTACTTGAGGAACTCTATCACGTGCGCCCCGCTGCACCGCCCCAGGCTCAGCGGCGGCTTGTGGTTCCGCAGGTACTGCAGGAACGTGTTCCAGTCCCTCCGCTTCTGCGACTCGTATCTGCTCGGCTGCCCCTGCTGCATCGCCTGCTGCTCCATCGCCTCCGCTTCCGCTTGCGGTTGCG contains the following coding sequences:
- the LOC109705486 gene encoding protein G1-like7 (The sequence of the model RefSeq protein was modified relative to this genomic sequence to represent the inferred CDS: added 61 bases not found in genome assembly) translates to MEPGPDPSGGSGGGGGGGGEGPSSSSAAAAGAGAGAAAAAGPSSSSGAAAAAAADPATTQPQAEAEAMEQQAMQQGQPSRYESQKRRDWNTFLQYLRNHKPPLSLGRCSGAHVIEFLKYLDQFGKTKVHAEGCGFFGQPSPPGPCACPLRQAWGSLDALIGRLRAAYDESGGRPDSNPFAARPVRIYLREVRESQAKARGIPYEKKKRKRITTTTTTTSSAAAATTTTTPSPSSSSSPLPPPKPPPAAAAEPPPAAAAAAAAITTTITVTGAAAAAAASAASTSAAAGSRSKKAPAAAAAAAEGEGAKAEESETPEEESP